Proteins from one Physeter macrocephalus isolate SW-GA chromosome 16, ASM283717v5, whole genome shotgun sequence genomic window:
- the OR10V1 gene encoding olfactory receptor 10V1 — MEEINKTAKIQFFFRPFSADPKVQVVISVAFLVMYLTSLSGNAIIAVIVQINHSLHTPMYFFLANLAVLEISYIPSIAPLALANLLSMGKTPVSITGCGTQMFFFVFLGGVDCVLLAVMAYDQFIAICYPLRYTLIMSWPLCVELMVGSLVLGFLLSLPLTILIFHLPFCNNNKIYHFHCDMPAVMRLACADTHVHQTALYIISFIVLSIPLSVISISYVFIVVAILQIRSAEGHHLAFPTCSSHILVVLLQYGCTSFIYLSPSSSYSPEMDWVVSVVYTFITPILNPLIYSMRNKELKDALRRALSEF; from the coding sequence atggaagaaataaataaaactgcaaagATACAATTCTTCTTTCGTCCATTCTCAGCTGACCCAAAGGTACAGGTGGTGATTTCTGTGGCCTTCCTGGTGATGTACCTGACCAGCCTCAGTGGAAATGCCATCATTGCAGTTATTGTCCAGATCAACCACTCTCTCCACACCCCCATGTACTTCTTCCTGGCTAACTTGGCAGTTCTGGAAATCTCCTATATACCTTCCATCGCCCCACTGGCCTTGGCAAACCTTCTTTCAATGGGCAAAACTCCTGTTTCTATCACTGGATGTGGCacccaaatgtttttctttgtcttcttgggTGGGGTTGATTGTGTCCTGCTTGCAGTCATGGCTTATGACCAGTTTATAGCAATCTGCTACCCTCTACGATACACCCTCATCATGAGCTGGCCCTTGTGTGTGGAGTTGATGGTGGGATCCCTGGTACTGGGGTTCCTGCTGTCGCTACCACTGACTATTTTAATCTTCCATCTCCCAttctgcaacaacaacaaaatctacCACTTCCACTGCGACATGCCTGCCGTCATGCGCCTGGCTTGTGCAGACACGCACGTTCACCAAACTGCTCTGTATATCATCAGCTTCATCGTCCTAAGCATTCCCCTCTCAGTGATCTCCATCTCCTACGTCTTCATCGTGGTAGCCATTTTACAGATCCGGTCAGCAGAAGGGCACCACCTAGCCTTCCCCACCTGCTCCTCTCACATCTTAGTGGTCCTCCTGCAGTATGGCTGCACCAGCTTTATATACTTGTCCCCCAGTTCCAGCTACTCTCCTGAGATGGACTGGGTGGTGTCTGTGGTCTACACTTTTATCACTCCCATTTTAAACCCCTTGATCTATAGTATGAGGAACAAGGAATTGAAAGATGCCCTGAGGAGGGCACTCAGCGAGTTCTAG